Proteins encoded within one genomic window of Arachis ipaensis cultivar K30076 chromosome B08, Araip1.1, whole genome shotgun sequence:
- the LOC110265312 gene encoding uncharacterized protein LOC110265312 has protein sequence MLTDLLLIQWVCLESLLSIPSQAFQSGLNLEENRASFSEGTLECIFSDLVESLENAGESSVLPMLRSLRMLIELVSNVRSNAVVSISNIITIRFYFSCYYDFYTVIFLLPSSSNCFSLLTQHHQRLLSLPPLLCFAASEPRTPSPVLSSPGR, from the exons ATGTTAACTGATCTGTTACTTATTCAGTGGGTGTGCCTAGAATCTTTGTTATCAATCCCTTCTCAAGCTTTTCAGAGTGGGTTAAATTTGGAGGAAAACCGTGCTTCCTTTTCAGAAGGGACTCTTGAATGCATTTTTAGTGATCTTGTTGAAAG CCTTGAAAATGCTGGGGAAAGTTCTGTTTTACCCATGCTGAGATCACTCAGAATGTTAATAGAGCTAGTCAGCAATGTGAGGTCAAATGCTGTTGTTTCTATTTCTAATATCATTACTATCCGCTTCTATTTTA GTTGTTACTATGATTTCTATACTGTGATTTTTCTGTTGCCATCATCTTCTAATTGCTTCTCACTGCTCACCCAACACCACCAGCGTCTACTGTCTTTGCCGCCACTCCTCTGTTTTGCAGCCTCTGAGCCGCGAACTCCATCGCCAGTTCTATCCTCACCTGGCCGCTGA